The following are from one region of the Chionomys nivalis chromosome 16, mChiNiv1.1, whole genome shotgun sequence genome:
- the LOC130888068 gene encoding igE-binding protein-like: protein MGSSQSIVTALETVLKQRDIKVANRTLKNFVKEIDRVAPWYVCSGSLTLASWNKLGKDLDKKLAEGELRQGTRAIWKLIKNCLEDEACRAVVAEGRNVLEEVQDSMSETERSERLGARKKKPVPIKENGPPGASNDKGVYASDPRGPLPVVRKKGSTSLYPLQELEALIADSSDDSKSSEEEDLDPEEEAELEEEEARYEEERYHPDDHLRSKREPRKRQPYAASPQVVPSAPPPYEMRRKSFSFLPEKVKRKLHLAYPVFEGAEGGRVHAPIEYNQLKELAESVRKYGVTANFTLAQLDRLAMAAMTPADWQTVAKASLVSMGQYLEWKALWHEAAQEQARANAMALTPEQQQWTFDLLTGQGRFAANQTDYHWGAYRQIADMAIRAWKALSKKGEVNNQLTKIIQGTQEPFSDFVARMTEAAGRIFGDPETAAPLTEQLIFENATQECRAAIAPRKNKGLQDWLRICRELGGPLTNVGLAAAILQSQKRPLKGPDKRVCFKCGKPGHFKKDCRASERERAPPTLCTRCGKGYHKAELCRSVRDIKGRVLPPMETFVNKNPKNGAVGPRSQGPQKYGNRFIKATDEAPPETEQEWTCAPPPTSY from the coding sequence ATGGGCTCCTCTCAGTCTATCGTTACAGCGCTAGAAACGGTGTTAAAGCAACGAGACATAAAAGTTGCCAATCGGACACTTAAAAATTTTGTCAAAGAAATTGATCGGGTGGCTCCCTGGTATGTTTGCTCCGGGTCCTTGACTCTTGCCTCATGGAATAAATTAGGTAAAGATCTTGATAAAAAACTGGCAGAAGGGGAATTGAGACAGGGGACAAGGGCCATTTGGAAACTTATTAAGAACTGTTTAGAGGATGAAGCCTGTCGGGCTGTTGTAGCAGAGGGACGAAATGTCCTTGAAGAAGTCCAGGATAGCATGTCAGAAACTGAGCGTAGTGAGAGGTTGGGCGCGCGCAAGAAAAAACCAGTCCCAATTAAGGAAAATGGCCCCCCCGGTGCGTCTAATGACAAGGGGGTGTATGCATCGGACCCTAGAGGTCCCTTGCCTgttgtaagaaagaaaggaagtactAGTCTATACCCTTTACAAGAGCTTGAAGCTTTAATTGCCGATAGCTCCGATGATTCTAaaagttcagaagaagaagacttagaccctgaggaagaagctgaactagaggaggaagaagccagataTGAGGAGGAGAGGTATCATCCTGATGATCACTTGCGGAGTAAGAGAGAGCCCCGAAAGCGGCAGCCTTATGCAGCCTCCCCGCAGGTAGTCCCTTCAGCGCCCCCTCCTTATGAAATGCGCCGGaagtccttctccttcctcccggagaaagtaaaaagaaaactacaccTTGCTTATCCTGTTTTTGAAGGCGCAGAGGGAGGACGGGTGCATGCACCCATAGAGTATAATCAACTTAAAGAATTGGCAGAGTCGGTCAGAAAATATGGAGTAACAGCCAACTTTACTCTAGCACAATTGGACAGGCTGGCCATGGCCGCCATGACCCCAGCTGACTGGCAGACGGTGGCGAAAGCATCGCTTGTCAGCATGGGCCAATATTTGGAATGGAAAGCTCTCTGGCATGAAGCTGCACAGGAGCAAGCCAGGGCCAATGCTATGGCTCTGACTCCGGAACAGCAACAATGGACGTTCGACCTCCTGACAGGTCAAGGGCGTTTTGCAGCTAATCAAACAGATTATCACTGGGGTGCATATCGGCAAATCGCTGATATGGCCATTAGGGCCTGGAAGGCACTCTCCAAAAAGGGGGAAGTGAATAATCAGCTCACTAAGATTATTCAAGGGACCCAGGAGCCTTTTTCAGATTTTGTGGCGCGAATGACAGAGGCAGCAGGGCGCATCTTTGGTGATCCTGAAACAGCCGCGCCTCTTACTGAACAGCTTATCTTTGAGAACGCCACTCAGGAATGTCGCGCGGCCATAGCCCCAAGAAAGAATAAAGGGTTACAAGATTGGCTCAGGATTTGTAGAGAACTTGGTGGTCCCCTTACTAATGTAGGATTGGCTGCTGCCATTTTACAGTCTCAAAAGCGCCCCCTTAAAGGGCCTGACAAAAGAGTTTGCTTTAAATGTGGAAAGCCGGGGCATTTTAAAAAGGACTGTAGagcatcagaaagagaaagggctccACCTACCCTCTGTACCCGCTGTGGTAAGGGCTACCACAAAGCTGAGCTATGTCGCTCAGTAAGGGATATAAAGGGCAGAGTTCTCCCTCCTATGGAGACATTTGTGAATAAGAATCCAAAAAACGGGGCAGTGGGCCCTCGATCCCAGGGCCCACAAAAATATGGGAACAGGTTTATCAAGGCAACAGACGAGGCTCCCCCGGAAACGGAACAAGAGTGGACTTGTGCGCCTCCTCCGACTTCTTACTAA